From Pontibacter actiniarum, a single genomic window includes:
- a CDS encoding lantibiotic dehydratase, whose product MKLFNDIDYYLLRTSALPIEDSFDLIENSHAHVCHDFVHKISNPFIKKAFFLASPDFTYALDKHLQDGKPLAADEKIVKSLYKYYIRMSSRCTPFGLFAGCALGTFSASTDITFGSDKFRSVSRLDMYYVSALSEYINRLPHIKEQLLFFPNETIYQVGENFRYIEFSTLKFTRKYMLSSFKGSRVIRNVLQLAGAGVSRCALIESLKAAGFDQEESTEFIEQLIESQILVSDLLPSITGEDYFSVLIKRLKLLNGTDALVAELEAVNATVKLSDWTKEAALKVKGILGRHVPVGTKDLVQTDLFFQTKQNTISRGVIEEVSSLVEAWVSLQEPGKSSALTQFSRKFEAKYGEQEVPLLVALDTENGIGYQMTDPEGASYMPLLDNIHVPQSKRAPGMTWGEEKINALQAILDAMQNQSREVDLKQSQACREKGRRKPNLPDSMFLFGSFLSSSSEDLDKGNFQFLLNGISGPSGANLLARFCHGDEQLQAKVKATLQKEESLHPEVIYAEIVHLPDGRTGNVIMRPTVRSYEIPILTKSSVEDEFTIRLQDLAVSIQRGTVVLRSKKLNRRVIPRLTNAHNYARGLPVYRFLCDLQNQGLESLSSWNWSVFKKQPFLPRVKYGKIILSRATWNLKRTDFLKEKSDAFRAYFNRLQSKYNIPDKVVLVEGDNELLLSMTCELSLNILADKLKKKDVVIQEFLFTPDNCFIKDNRGSYTNELVIPFCTKERKLPQVSSIPSAHTQPLDKAVKRDFQVGESWLYFKIFTGNKTADRILVEAIKPLAESLLLDGVIEKWFFLRYDEHGHHLRVRFYHADSVRLWGTVIHRMKECLQDFLKNGLIHKVQIDTYQREIERYGVETINWSESLFFYDSIAITEFLELLNGDQGEEYRWLLALLNVDRLLDDFGLTLYEKFQLVSQLREYFYQEANKGSQSKKLWISLNNGYRAKARDIYDMLEKGTNKMEDVREAVDCFKRRSERNRLITKELVPLLEQAHSPQQVSLSSFVSSHVHMTLNRTFLAKQRIHETVIYHYLAKYYDSKIAREGSVSKKINASVTA is encoded by the coding sequence ATGAAATTATTTAACGATATAGATTACTACCTGCTAAGAACATCTGCACTTCCAATAGAGGATTCGTTCGATTTGATAGAAAACAGCCATGCACATGTCTGTCATGATTTCGTTCACAAGATTTCAAATCCATTTATCAAGAAGGCTTTTTTTCTGGCCTCCCCGGACTTCACTTATGCACTTGATAAGCACCTGCAGGATGGGAAGCCATTGGCAGCCGATGAAAAGATAGTTAAGTCACTCTACAAGTATTACATTCGTATGAGCAGCCGCTGCACCCCGTTCGGGCTGTTCGCGGGGTGTGCCTTGGGAACATTCTCAGCGTCAACTGATATCACGTTTGGATCAGATAAATTCAGGTCCGTGTCAAGGCTGGATATGTATTATGTGTCAGCACTTTCCGAATACATCAACCGGCTGCCCCACATTAAGGAGCAACTTCTGTTCTTTCCGAATGAGACCATCTATCAGGTAGGTGAAAATTTCAGGTACATAGAGTTTTCCACGTTAAAGTTTACCCGAAAGTACATGCTTTCTTCCTTCAAAGGGAGTCGTGTCATCCGAAATGTACTGCAGCTGGCAGGAGCGGGTGTGTCCCGTTGTGCATTGATCGAGTCTTTGAAAGCCGCAGGGTTCGACCAGGAGGAATCAACTGAGTTTATAGAGCAACTAATCGAATCCCAAATCCTAGTCAGTGACCTGCTGCCCTCCATCACAGGGGAGGATTACTTCAGTGTACTGATCAAAAGGCTAAAGTTACTAAACGGGACGGATGCGTTAGTTGCCGAGTTAGAAGCGGTCAACGCAACCGTGAAATTAAGTGACTGGACGAAAGAAGCCGCCTTGAAAGTAAAGGGGATTCTGGGGAGGCACGTGCCTGTGGGTACAAAAGACCTGGTGCAGACCGACTTATTCTTTCAAACAAAACAAAACACCATTAGCCGTGGAGTGATCGAGGAGGTAAGTAGCTTAGTCGAAGCCTGGGTAAGCCTGCAAGAGCCGGGGAAGTCGTCCGCTTTAACGCAATTCAGCAGGAAGTTTGAGGCGAAGTACGGAGAGCAGGAAGTTCCTTTATTAGTTGCGCTGGACACGGAAAACGGCATTGGCTACCAAATGACTGACCCCGAAGGAGCTTCTTATATGCCTCTTTTGGATAACATTCATGTGCCGCAAAGCAAACGCGCGCCGGGTATGACGTGGGGGGAAGAGAAAATCAACGCTTTGCAGGCGATACTGGATGCCATGCAGAATCAGAGCCGCGAAGTTGATCTTAAGCAGTCACAAGCATGCCGGGAGAAAGGACGCAGAAAACCGAACCTGCCCGACAGCATGTTCCTGTTTGGGAGTTTTTTGTCGAGCTCATCCGAAGATCTGGACAAAGGAAATTTTCAGTTTTTATTAAACGGTATCAGCGGGCCATCCGGTGCAAACCTACTCGCGCGGTTCTGCCATGGGGATGAGCAACTACAAGCAAAAGTGAAGGCAACACTGCAGAAGGAGGAGAGCCTGCACCCTGAGGTGATTTATGCAGAGATCGTTCACCTTCCCGATGGTAGGACAGGAAATGTAATCATGAGACCGACGGTTCGTTCCTATGAAATTCCCATCCTGACCAAATCTTCTGTGGAGGATGAGTTTACCATCAGGTTACAGGACCTGGCTGTTTCTATCCAAAGAGGAACAGTGGTGCTGCGGTCCAAAAAGCTAAACAGGAGGGTGATCCCCAGGTTGACCAATGCCCATAATTATGCAAGAGGCCTCCCGGTGTATAGGTTCTTGTGTGACCTTCAAAACCAGGGTTTGGAGAGCTTAAGCAGCTGGAACTGGTCTGTATTCAAGAAGCAGCCCTTCCTGCCCCGGGTAAAATACGGAAAAATAATCCTAAGCCGCGCTACCTGGAACTTGAAAAGGACGGATTTCCTGAAAGAAAAAAGTGATGCCTTCCGGGCTTATTTCAATAGGCTTCAAAGCAAGTACAACATTCCGGATAAAGTTGTCTTAGTGGAAGGAGATAACGAACTCTTGTTAAGTATGACGTGCGAGTTAAGCCTGAACATACTGGCAGACAAACTGAAGAAAAAGGATGTGGTCATTCAGGAATTTTTGTTCACACCGGATAACTGTTTTATCAAAGACAACAGGGGAAGTTATACAAATGAGTTAGTCATTCCCTTCTGCACAAAGGAAAGGAAGTTGCCACAAGTATCAAGTATACCTTCAGCGCATACACAGCCACTGGATAAAGCGGTGAAAAGGGATTTTCAGGTAGGGGAATCGTGGCTGTACTTTAAAATATTCACGGGGAACAAAACAGCGGACAGGATCCTGGTTGAGGCAATCAAGCCCTTAGCTGAATCGCTTTTGCTTGATGGGGTGATTGAAAAATGGTTCTTTCTTCGCTATGATGAACATGGTCATCATTTAAGAGTCCGGTTCTACCATGCAGACAGTGTTCGCTTGTGGGGTACAGTTATTCACCGGATGAAAGAGTGTTTACAGGACTTTCTGAAAAATGGCTTAATCCACAAGGTGCAGATTGATACATACCAAAGGGAGATAGAAAGGTATGGTGTAGAGACAATTAACTGGAGTGAAAGCCTGTTTTTCTACGATAGTATCGCAATCACAGAGTTTCTGGAGCTGTTAAACGGCGACCAGGGGGAGGAATACAGGTGGTTGCTTGCATTGCTGAACGTGGACAGGCTGCTGGATGATTTTGGGTTGACACTTTATGAGAAGTTCCAGTTAGTCAGCCAGCTCAGGGAATACTTTTACCAAGAGGCAAACAAGGGAAGCCAGTCCAAGAAGCTGTGGATCAGCCTCAACAATGGGTACAGGGCGAAAGCCAGGGACATATACGACATGCTTGAGAAAGGAACGAATAAGATGGAGGATGTACGGGAGGCAGTCGACTGTTTTAAGCGCAGATCAGAGAGAAACAGGTTGATTACGAAAGAACTGGTGCCACTGCTCGAGCAAGCCCACAGTCCTCAGCAGGTTTCTTTGTCGAGTTTTGTGAGCAGCCATGTACACATGACGCTTAACAGGACATTTCTTGCAAAGCAACGAATCCACGAAACAGTGATTTACCATTACCTGGCTAAATACTATGATTCAAAAATTGCAAGAGAGGGAAGCGTGTCGAAGAAGATCAATGCAAGTGTAACTGCCTAA
- a CDS encoding class I lanthipeptide encodes MKKQNNVNPLSLDKETIAKLDEKQLEALAGGAGDPDEGDEATCLFLTRNTVKELEADTTEPVDCCGTRTA; translated from the coding sequence ATGAAAAAGCAAAACAACGTAAACCCGCTGTCCCTGGACAAAGAAACCATCGCGAAACTAGACGAAAAGCAGCTTGAGGCGCTGGCAGGCGGTGCCGGCGACCCGGATGAAGGAGACGAGGCGACCTGCCTGTTCCTGACCAGAAACACGGTCAAAGAGCTTGAGGCGGATACTACCGAGCCGGTAGACTGCTGCGGAACAAGAACAGCCTAA
- a CDS encoding class I lanthipeptide, with protein sequence MKKQNNVNPLSLDKETIAKLDEKQLEALAGGAGDPDEGDEATCLFLTRNNGLEAETEPTEPVDCCGTRTA encoded by the coding sequence ATGAAAAAGCAAAACAACGTAAACCCGCTGTCCCTGGACAAAGAAACCATCGCGAAACTAGACGAAAAGCAGCTTGAGGCGCTGGCAGGCGGTGCCGGCGACCCGGATGAAGGAGACGAGGCGACCTGCCTGTTCCTGACCAGGAACAATGGCCTGGAAGCAGAGACTGAGCCTACCGAACCGGTAGACTGCTGCGGAACAAGAACAGCTTAG
- a CDS encoding LLM class flavin-dependent oxidoreductase: MKISLLEFGEGDAMSNSMVRLSNVLDYAVKADQLGFNRLWLAEHHLYNRKSAWGCPLPIIPVIAGITQKLRVGTGGILLKLHNPFDVAAQVKLWHNIYGGRIDLGLANGGAPKIELLQHEGTSSVTFDTKFATIVSYLKEEEKLREKKIVLPPYHGSVPEVWALSTTGRGFHRALQYGTNYVRSIFHEVAELAPEKELFEDFKKEFEQRHGRKVKTMLSISGSCLRSESRLRELRREAAKDEKNHLIGSVAYFEEKFPELLYTYGADEIIWRDMNRNVHEKHETLELLSGFVTKEEPVREVSLH; the protein is encoded by the coding sequence ATGAAAATCAGTTTGCTAGAGTTTGGAGAGGGGGATGCCATGTCAAACAGCATGGTGCGGTTAAGCAATGTGTTGGACTATGCAGTTAAAGCAGATCAATTAGGTTTTAACAGGCTTTGGCTGGCAGAGCATCATTTGTACAACAGAAAGTCTGCCTGGGGATGCCCTTTGCCAATCATACCGGTTATTGCAGGCATAACGCAGAAGCTACGTGTAGGAACTGGTGGGATTTTGTTAAAGCTCCATAACCCTTTTGATGTTGCGGCGCAAGTTAAGCTATGGCATAACATTTACGGAGGCAGAATTGACTTAGGCTTGGCAAATGGGGGGGCTCCTAAAATAGAGCTACTGCAGCATGAAGGGACTTCCTCCGTCACCTTTGATACAAAGTTCGCCACTATCGTTTCATATTTGAAAGAAGAGGAAAAGTTGCGGGAAAAGAAGATCGTGCTGCCGCCATATCATGGTTCCGTTCCGGAGGTGTGGGCATTAAGTACGACCGGACGTGGTTTTCATCGCGCCCTGCAGTACGGGACGAACTATGTAAGGTCGATTTTTCATGAGGTGGCGGAACTGGCTCCTGAGAAGGAGCTTTTTGAGGATTTCAAAAAAGAGTTTGAGCAAAGACATGGAAGAAAGGTTAAAACCATGTTATCCATATCGGGAAGCTGCCTACGGAGTGAAAGCCGTTTGAGGGAGTTAAGAAGAGAGGCAGCAAAGGATGAGAAAAACCACCTGATCGGGTCAGTTGCTTATTTTGAAGAGAAGTTTCCTGAGCTTCTGTACACCTACGGGGCTGATGAGATAATCTGGCGAGACATGAACCGGAACGTACATGAAAAGCATGAGACGTTAGAGCTGCTTTCCGGATTTGTTACAAAGGAGGAGCCGGTAAGGGAAGTCTCCCTCCACTGA
- a CDS encoding lanthionine synthetase LanC family protein — MASKASEMKAVSEVVARKLVGISSFDPAAPDALYTGNLGKVVSLLTLTEYYQDTAFANQAVEIINRVVARVGTAHGLRFTTAMSNGLSGLGCVLLLLQRQEYLDRDGNTTVLLDWLASNVYEKSKAEIERGDLDPMYSSMGGVFYLAKYAALYPAGLRYIKELVELLATKIQENTHGRYIANKRHQQAGDYFINTGLAHGVCGMLLILTSVCQTHRYHAVEDLMRLLLGFLNALYKPYEPTEENFLFPRSVSNKGVPLSQARKHNANIGWCTSDLSVAYSILKAGNVLQNRDHLRFGNEVLTSFLNYNQSLLPIQEANFCHGYAGFSWLFKRCYDVTNREECQAVAQRWLGEAVRNGYPPGEDTLLNGNQGVYNVILRSSGMLPQAWDEVFFL; from the coding sequence ATGGCATCTAAAGCTAGTGAAATGAAAGCGGTGTCGGAGGTGGTGGCCCGAAAACTGGTGGGCATAAGCTCCTTTGACCCTGCCGCACCGGATGCGCTGTACACGGGAAATTTGGGGAAAGTTGTGTCCCTGCTCACCCTGACCGAGTATTACCAAGATACGGCTTTTGCCAATCAGGCAGTGGAAATCATCAACAGGGTGGTGGCACGGGTGGGAACAGCGCATGGCCTGCGCTTTACGACTGCCATGAGTAATGGGCTAAGTGGTCTAGGGTGCGTTTTACTGCTGTTACAAAGGCAGGAGTACCTGGACAGGGATGGGAATACTACAGTACTCCTTGACTGGCTAGCTAGCAATGTATATGAAAAGTCGAAGGCTGAAATCGAGCGGGGGGATTTAGATCCAATGTACTCCTCCATGGGAGGGGTGTTTTATTTAGCCAAATATGCGGCGCTGTACCCAGCGGGGCTAAGGTATATAAAAGAGCTTGTTGAACTGTTAGCTACTAAAATTCAGGAAAATACGCATGGCAGGTATATCGCAAACAAGCGGCACCAACAAGCCGGGGACTACTTTATCAACACAGGGTTAGCACACGGCGTCTGCGGGATGCTTTTGATTCTCACGAGTGTCTGCCAAACGCATCGCTATCATGCTGTAGAAGACTTGATGCGCCTACTGCTGGGCTTTCTAAACGCCCTCTACAAACCCTATGAGCCTACAGAAGAAAACTTTTTATTTCCGCGGTCGGTGTCGAATAAGGGTGTTCCCCTATCCCAAGCGAGAAAACATAACGCCAACATCGGGTGGTGTACAAGTGATTTGTCTGTTGCTTACAGCATTTTGAAAGCGGGAAACGTTTTGCAGAATCGCGACCACCTTAGGTTCGGGAACGAAGTGCTTACAAGCTTCTTAAACTACAACCAAAGCCTTTTACCTATCCAGGAGGCTAATTTTTGTCATGGATACGCCGGGTTTTCCTGGCTTTTTAAAAGGTGTTACGACGTGACCAACCGTGAAGAGTGTCAGGCAGTAGCACAGCGTTGGCTAGGTGAAGCGGTGAGAAACGGCTATCCCCCTGGCGAAGATACCTTGTTGAATGGAAACCAAGGAGTCTACAATGTGATACTGCGTAGCAGTGGCATGCTGCCACAGGCGTGGGATGAGGTTTTTTTTCTTTAA
- a CDS encoding lanthionine synthetase LanC family protein: MLPIEDASTVKGLPKGQRELRALLVQLEASIQKHTHCFVSPTLSNGWLGACFFYCYYAKFTGDPSYYTLAEAYLGNALELVDYKYYKRVYPTDSYDANIAALGVFFIKATEKGLLDYEASPYLSTIEDTLHALCRNKIKHADFSIFSGALATGNYLLHAKRSAKNDQLLAEIVEAIDAKAIQGASRGICWRSPRLNNKVYLGLSHGSCMIIAFLSAVFERGIVQDKCRDLIERAAAFVLQHKRQNPKGLFPHILGEEVQDTQFSLCYGDLGVAYALLKAGLTVKDDYLVAEAREILNVCLARRYEDKLTYDGSMTYGASGVAYLFLKLSELDPEGEKYLAAYRYWIHQVPRNITEENGFCGFRSFFKPDADLFNLSYAWGIIGIGITLMTYLDRELPAVEGLNHGI; this comes from the coding sequence ATGCTACCAATAGAAGACGCGAGTACAGTTAAGGGTTTACCCAAGGGGCAGAGGGAGCTGAGGGCCCTGCTGGTGCAGCTTGAAGCAAGTATACAAAAACACACCCACTGTTTTGTCAGTCCTACCTTAAGCAATGGCTGGCTGGGTGCTTGCTTTTTTTACTGTTATTACGCAAAGTTCACCGGCGACCCTTCCTATTATACCCTTGCTGAAGCATACTTAGGCAATGCCTTAGAGCTGGTAGACTACAAGTATTATAAAAGAGTTTACCCCACAGACTCTTACGATGCCAACATTGCAGCTCTGGGAGTCTTTTTTATCAAAGCCACTGAGAAAGGGTTACTAGACTACGAGGCAAGCCCCTATCTCAGCACGATTGAGGATACCTTACATGCCCTTTGTAGAAATAAGATCAAGCATGCGGACTTCAGCATTTTCTCTGGAGCGCTGGCCACAGGCAATTACCTGTTGCATGCCAAAAGATCAGCTAAGAACGACCAGCTGCTAGCAGAGATTGTAGAAGCCATCGATGCGAAGGCGATACAGGGGGCCAGCAGAGGCATCTGTTGGAGAAGTCCCCGCCTGAACAACAAAGTCTATTTAGGCTTGAGCCATGGTTCTTGTATGATCATTGCCTTTCTGTCGGCCGTGTTTGAGCGGGGCATAGTACAAGATAAGTGCCGGGATTTAATTGAGCGGGCGGCAGCATTCGTCCTGCAGCATAAACGACAGAACCCTAAGGGACTCTTTCCTCACATCCTGGGGGAAGAGGTGCAGGATACGCAGTTTAGTCTTTGCTATGGTGACTTGGGAGTGGCATATGCCTTGTTAAAGGCGGGGCTCACGGTTAAAGATGATTATTTGGTAGCTGAGGCACGGGAGATATTAAACGTATGTTTAGCCAGGAGGTACGAAGATAAGCTGACCTACGATGGTAGCATGACATACGGTGCATCAGGGGTAGCCTACCTGTTTCTAAAGCTTTCTGAGCTGGATCCTGAAGGGGAGAAGTACCTAGCTGCCTATCGTTACTGGATACACCAGGTTCCCCGAAATATAACGGAGGAGAATGGTTTTTGTGGCTTCCGCTCCTTTTTCAAACCGGATGCTGACCTATTCAATTTGTCTTACGCTTGGGGAATAATCGGCATCGGCATCACATTGATGACATACCTTGATAGGGAACTGCCTGCAGTTGAAGGGTTAAACCATGGCATCTAA
- a CDS encoding outer membrane beta-barrel family protein: protein MKAREKFNTRKHWLTLTVGLILMGSSLQAQDVISGKVLEKENAGAPFATVTLLDVTDSTVVKGAITGEDGQYHIKQALPGRYFLAVSSVGYSRYYSQAFFYEGNQLELPAIVLNESAKVLGEVTVTAQRQVMERKADRYVMNVAASTFQSDNLQDILQALPFVQVKGEEITVNGKGGVLILLDKVQMPGATLSTVLGSMTGDEIDNIEFITNPSSRYPASVSTVIEITTKKSKHYGLTGSARLTASQGVKGKVLSGTSLTYRKEKWVANLNLNYNAGISYSENSGYRVLNTNGEKVVLHQDLSSSLMSHKPSVRGSFEYTIDKNNVLGVQATTSYGRTMHSSLTQNRIRFASEVNGATDSLLSTDFSDAGYNLVQNYSVFYNHKLAAKGKSFDMVFTYTPAQRKEKTEMHFQNLSDEQGGLIRKLRTVRNINTSQADILVGQMDWNLPYKNNLNLATGAKITHSSNNTRPTQEVLTSDGFVPERAFSFINEFEENITAGYLTVDKLVNKNTNISAGLRAEYATMRVDNITSGTRAVDRSFLDFFPTLMIQHSLTDDVQLSANYRRTIQRPGFQVLTPFRTYVDDFTITEGNPGLRPKYSNSYSVNTVYKGNLYVEVEYREEKDVYTQLPEAVGDITIWKDRNFDLSSYSLVGNYGYKITPWWSGSVFAYGAVFNSAIETKDFEAISIPKSFYHSVGLENTFSLPGGLRLETSYKYTGPFRYGLIDIVANNFSRVALKGDLLNKKLQYTLAVTDLFKGDVTGGTINAFNVNTNLTNYYDGRRIQLGFVYKFGKNTVKGAQNKKLGNEDVLNRVE, encoded by the coding sequence ATGAAGGCGAGAGAAAAATTCAACACAAGGAAGCACTGGCTTACTCTAACTGTGGGACTCATCTTGATGGGGTCTTCCTTGCAAGCCCAAGACGTCATTTCTGGCAAGGTGCTGGAAAAGGAAAATGCAGGAGCGCCCTTTGCCACTGTTACCCTTCTGGATGTCACCGACAGTACGGTGGTGAAGGGTGCTATCACAGGGGAGGATGGGCAGTACCATATCAAGCAGGCGCTACCAGGCCGTTACTTTCTGGCTGTGTCCTCAGTTGGTTATTCCCGCTATTATAGCCAGGCGTTTTTCTATGAAGGAAACCAGCTGGAGCTGCCAGCTATTGTGTTGAATGAATCGGCAAAAGTCTTAGGAGAGGTGACGGTAACGGCCCAGCGTCAGGTGATGGAACGAAAAGCAGACCGATATGTCATGAATGTGGCCGCGAGTACGTTTCAATCAGACAATCTACAGGACATTTTACAAGCACTGCCGTTTGTGCAGGTAAAAGGGGAGGAGATAACCGTCAACGGAAAAGGGGGTGTATTGATTCTCTTGGACAAGGTGCAAATGCCAGGTGCTACGTTAAGTACTGTTTTAGGCTCCATGACTGGTGATGAGATAGACAACATTGAATTCATTACCAATCCTTCTTCCCGCTACCCTGCCAGTGTAAGCACAGTCATTGAGATTACAACAAAAAAATCAAAACATTATGGGTTAACCGGGTCCGCGAGATTGACTGCTTCCCAAGGAGTTAAAGGGAAAGTGCTCAGTGGCACTTCCCTCACCTACAGGAAAGAGAAGTGGGTAGCCAACCTAAACCTGAACTATAATGCAGGTATATCCTATAGTGAAAATAGCGGCTACAGGGTTTTAAACACGAACGGTGAGAAGGTCGTACTTCACCAAGACCTTTCCTCCTCCCTTATGTCCCATAAGCCTTCTGTAAGAGGGAGTTTTGAATATACCATCGATAAGAACAACGTGCTAGGGGTACAGGCTACCACTTCATATGGTAGAACCATGCACAGCAGTCTTACCCAGAACAGAATTAGATTTGCCAGTGAGGTGAACGGGGCTACGGACTCACTACTGTCCACGGATTTCAGTGACGCCGGGTATAATCTTGTGCAGAACTACAGTGTGTTCTACAACCATAAGCTGGCCGCAAAGGGAAAATCGTTTGACATGGTTTTTACTTATACCCCGGCTCAAAGGAAGGAAAAAACGGAAATGCATTTCCAAAACCTATCGGATGAGCAGGGGGGATTGATCCGAAAGCTGAGGACGGTCCGGAACATCAATACGAGCCAAGCTGATATACTTGTCGGGCAAATGGATTGGAATCTTCCTTACAAAAATAACTTGAACCTTGCTACCGGCGCCAAAATAACACACTCCAGTAACAATACCCGACCAACACAGGAGGTTTTGACCAGTGACGGTTTTGTACCGGAGCGTGCGTTCAGCTTTATCAATGAATTCGAGGAAAACATCACGGCCGGCTACCTGACAGTTGACAAGCTTGTCAACAAGAACACCAACATCAGTGCAGGACTGCGGGCGGAGTATGCTACGATGCGCGTGGACAACATTACTTCTGGTACAAGAGCTGTTGACAGAAGCTTTCTGGATTTTTTCCCCACATTGATGATTCAGCACTCCTTAACGGATGATGTGCAGCTTTCCGCTAACTACAGAAGAACAATCCAGCGCCCCGGGTTTCAGGTATTGACTCCTTTCAGGACGTATGTGGATGACTTCACGATAACAGAGGGGAACCCCGGTTTACGGCCCAAATACAGCAACTCATACTCCGTCAATACAGTCTACAAAGGGAATTTATATGTAGAGGTGGAGTACAGGGAGGAGAAGGATGTCTATACCCAGTTGCCGGAGGCCGTAGGAGATATCACGATCTGGAAAGACAGGAACTTTGACCTTAGCTCTTATAGCCTTGTGGGTAACTATGGGTATAAAATCACCCCTTGGTGGTCTGGGAGTGTATTTGCCTACGGGGCTGTTTTTAACTCAGCGATCGAAACGAAGGATTTTGAAGCTATTTCAATTCCTAAGAGCTTTTATCACAGTGTTGGTCTAGAGAATACATTTAGTCTTCCGGGGGGACTTCGCTTGGAGACTTCTTACAAATACACGGGGCCTTTCCGGTATGGCTTGATCGACATTGTCGCCAACAACTTTTCCAGGGTTGCCCTGAAAGGCGACCTGCTCAACAAAAAGCTTCAGTACACCCTCGCTGTGACGGATTTGTTCAAAGGGGATGTGACAGGGGGCACAATCAACGCCTTTAACGTGAACACCAACTTAACCAATTACTATGATGGCCGCCGGATTCAGTTAGGTTTTGTCTACAAGTTTGGCAAGAACACGGTGAAAGGTGCGCAAAACAAGAAGTTGGGAAATGAAGACGTGCTGAACAGGGTAGAGTAG